The proteins below come from a single Ptychodera flava strain L36383 chromosome 6, AS_Pfla_20210202, whole genome shotgun sequence genomic window:
- the LOC139134213 gene encoding cytochrome P450 2U1-like — translation MDTITHLVSEFFRAGADTTNTTLRWTLMFMVSHPEIQKKVHNEIDEVIGRSRPATIKDRDSLPYTQAAVWEAMRMVAPAPLALPHSAVKDGKLGDYDIPAHVYILPNLHSVHMDPTCWENPQKYDPARFIDPDGKLGVRDAFMPFGTGHRSVAGEQLARMELFLFFTFLMQRFRFELPEGAAPLCWDGTLGITYTPEPFQICCLPR, via the exons ATGGACACCATTACCCATTTGGTCAGCGAGTTTTTCCGCGCGGGTGCCGATACTACCAACACCACTTTGCGATGGACTCTGATGTTCATGGTCAGCCACCCTGAAATCCAGAAGAAAGTCCACAACGAAATCGACGAAGTGATTGGTCGCAGTCGTCCGGCCACCATCAAAGATCGCGACAGTTTGCCCTACACGCAGGCCGCTGTTTGGGAAGCGATGCGAATGGTCGCCCCTGCTCCACTGGCATTGCCCCACTCTGCCGTTAAAGATGGCAAACTCGGTGACTATGACATCCCCGCCCATGTGTATATCTTGCCAAACCTGCACTCCGTTCACATGGATCCAACTTGCTGGGAGAATCCACAAAAGTACGACCCAGCACGATTCATCGACCCTGATGGAAAGCTTGGAGTGAGGGACGCATTCATGCCATTTGGCACCG GTCATCGAAGTGTGGCGGGCGAGCAACTAGCCAGAATGGAGCTCTTCCTCTTCTTTACTTTCTTAATGCAACGTTTCCGATTTGAGCTGCCAGAGGGCGCTGCCCCGTTGTGCTGGGACGGTACCTTGGGCATCACCTACACTCCAGAACCCTTCCAAATTTGCTGCCTTCCACGATAA
- the LOC139134952 gene encoding cytochrome P450 2F3-like: MVVIEINAVTGLLLTFALAVVAWFYLRPKLHGKKKYNLPPGPKGWPIVGMLFKIGTQPQRQFLEMSEKFGKIFSMKVGSQTVVVLNGYQAVKEALVDKAQFFSGRPELWIFRRMKDGGGLGTRTYDRVWKKHRTFMLTHFRNFGVGKRSLEEKILEEAEVLCQAMEATKGKPVNCHHELQCAVTNVMCNILFGSRWEYADNAFHKLLDLTAEFVSKLNHTTCRRTISHSCGTSRTEASST; this comes from the exons ATGGTGGTGATAGAAATCAACGCGGTAACTGGTCTGCTGCTCACCTTCGCCCTGGCGGTGGTGGCGTGGTTCTATCTTCGCCCGAAACTCCACGGCAAGAAGAAGTACAACCTACCGCCGGGTCCGAAAGGCTGGCCCATTGTCGGCATGCTGTTCAAAATAGGCACCCAGCCGCAGAGACAGTTCTTGGAGATGTCAGAGAAGTTCGGCAAGATCTTCAGCATGAAGGTGGGATCACAGACGGTGGTTGTTCTCAACGGATACCAAGCTGTGAAAGAAGCGCTCGTTGACAAGGCTCAGTTCTTCTCTGGTCGACCCGAACTTTGGATATTCAGAAGAATGAAAGATGGTGGAG GTCTTGGAACCAGAACATACGACCGTGTCTGGAAGAAGCATAGAACCTTTATGCTGACTCACTTCCGTAACTTTGGTGTCGGCAAGCGCTCACTGGAAGAGAAAATCCTGGAAGAGGCGGAGGTTCTTTGTCAGGCCATGGAAGCTACCAAGGGGAAGCCAGTCAACTGTCACCATGAACTACAGTGCGCCGTTACAAACGTCATGTGCAACATTTTGTTCGGCAGTCGGTGGGAGTATGCGGACAACGCATTTCACAAGTTGTTGGACTTGACGGCCGAGTTTGTCTCCAAGCTCAACCACACAACCTGTCGGCGAACTATATCCCATTCCTGTGGCACGTCCCGTACGGAAGCGTCAAGTACTTGA
- the LOC139134214 gene encoding uncharacterized protein produces MSDSGVTRVVLWCHPGSRSTAFELAIASDKSIQIIHEPFARAYFAGEERLCHEKYIRGPPLPGYRYKDIRVILEKSYPDKSAVFVKDGAYALGGRAHYKYIPHGYIHTFIVRNPKAAVLSAFRTAKKMFPTENNRDILVDACIDVCNMVPFFELYKYVTEELHQRPIVIDSQDLVNSPREIITKYCEATGLLFRESFLNWEPGNTEIFPEHTKTPAFKHVFGKAVDSSCFVHSFDSDIDVTELPEKLKQCIREYMPIYEEMASRKL; encoded by the coding sequence ATGTCAGATAGTGGCGTTACTCGCGTTGTCTTATGGTGTCATCCAGGGTCAAGATCGACTGCATTCGAACTGGCAATTGCGTCCGACAAAAGCATCCAGATTATCCATGAACCATTTGCTCGTGCTTATTTTGCAGGCGAGGAACGTCTGTGCCACGAGAAGTATATAAGGGGCCCTCCTTTACCAGGATATAGGTACAAGGACATAAGAGTGATACTGGAAAAATCATACCCCGATAAAAGTGCCGTATTTGTAAAAGATGGTGCGTACGCTCTTGGGGGCAGAGCTCATTATAAATATATCCCGCACGGTTATATCCACACATTTATTGTTCGGAATCCAAAAGCTGCAGTACTTTCCGCATTTAGAACTGCCAAGAAGATGTTCCCAACAGAAAATAATCGCGACATATTAGTTGACGCCTGTATCGATGTCTGTAACATGGTACCCTTCTTTGAACTCTACAAGTACGTCACCGAAGAACTCCATCAACGACCAATCGTGATAGATTCGCAAGATTTGGTCAATTCACCGAGAGAGATTATAACCAAGTACTGCGAAGCGACAGGGTTGCTGTTTAGGGAATCCTTCCTCAACTGGGAACCGGGAAACACCGAAATCTTTCCAGAACATACGAAGACTCCTGCATTCAAGCACGTGTTCGGAAAGGCCGTCGACAGTTCCTGTTTTGTGCATTCGTTCGACTCTGACATCGATGTGACAGAACTCCCGGAGAAACTGAAACAGTGCATTCGTGAATACATGCCTATTTACGAGGAAATGGCCAGTAGAAAACTGTAG